The following proteins come from a genomic window of Anaerobutyricum hallii:
- a CDS encoding DUF6994 family protein translates to MIAPGLQIGILLFLFFNDLVTEDYNKVNCWCGKMDFKGSGLPKTLEEYIRFIEFEMDFLEKRNCRIKEFCGNER, encoded by the coding sequence ATAATTGCTCCCGGGTTACAAATAGGGATTCTTTTATTTCTTTTTTTTAATGATTTGGTTACAGAAGACTACAATAAGGTTAATTGCTGGTGTGGAAAGATGGATTTCAAGGGTAGCGGCCTTCCAAAAACATTGGAAGAATATATCAGATTTATAGAGTTTGAAATGGATTTTCTAGAAAAAAGAAATTGTAGAATTAAAGAATTTTGTGGGAACGAAAGATGA
- the aspS gene encoding aspartate--tRNA ligase produces the protein MAESMKGLKRSHRCTEVSSENIGETVTLMGWVQKRRNLGSLIFVDLRDRSGLIQLYFEEETIGEEGFKKAGSLRAEFVIAVTGTVEKRSGAVNENLATGDIEVKVESIRILSESETPPFPIDADITVKDELRLKYRFLDLRRPNIQKNLMMRSKVATLTRQFLANEGFLEIETPMLTRSTPEGARDYLVPSRVHPGSFYALPQSPQLFKQLLMCSGYDRYFQLARCFRDEDLRADRQPEFTQVDMELSFVDVDDVIDVNERLLAYLFKLCLNVEVTLPIQRMTWQDAMDYYGSDKPDLRFDMKIQDVSKLVKDCGFGVFSGAIKDGGMVRGLCAKGLGDVSSKKMKHIEKTAKDYGAKGLAYIQLKSDGTVKCPFSKFMSEEELQSLIQAMGGETGDLLVFAADKFKVVCDVLGALRLKFAEELNLLDKSDYRFVWITEFPLLEWSEEENRYTAMHHPFTMPMEEDLDMIDTEPGKVRAKAYDIVLNGTEIGGGSVRIHQNDIQEKMFECLGISKEQAQEKFGFLLEAFKYGVPPHAGLAYGLDRLVMLMTKEDSIRDVIAFPKVKDASCLLTDAPNTVDDKQLEELCLEIEIPEKE, from the coding sequence ATGGCTGAATCCATGAAAGGATTGAAAAGATCCCATAGATGTACAGAAGTATCCAGTGAAAATATTGGAGAAACTGTTACCCTGATGGGATGGGTACAGAAAAGAAGAAATCTGGGGAGTCTGATTTTTGTTGATTTACGTGACAGAAGTGGATTGATCCAGTTGTATTTTGAAGAAGAAACAATTGGTGAAGAAGGTTTTAAAAAAGCAGGTTCTTTAAGAGCAGAATTTGTAATTGCTGTAACCGGAACGGTGGAGAAAAGAAGCGGAGCGGTAAATGAAAATCTCGCGACAGGAGATATTGAGGTAAAGGTAGAAAGTATTCGTATTTTATCTGAATCAGAAACTCCGCCTTTCCCAATTGATGCGGATATTACAGTAAAAGACGAACTTCGCCTGAAATATCGTTTTCTTGATTTAAGACGTCCAAATATCCAGAAGAATCTTATGATGCGAAGCAAGGTAGCAACACTTACAAGACAGTTCCTTGCGAATGAGGGATTTTTAGAAATTGAGACTCCGATGCTTACAAGAAGTACGCCGGAGGGAGCAAGAGATTATCTTGTACCAAGTCGAGTGCATCCAGGTAGTTTTTATGCGCTTCCACAGTCTCCACAGCTTTTTAAGCAGTTGTTAATGTGTTCCGGTTATGATCGCTATTTTCAGCTTGCAAGATGTTTCCGAGATGAAGATTTACGTGCGGATCGTCAGCCGGAGTTTACACAGGTTGATATGGAATTATCTTTTGTAGATGTAGATGATGTTATTGATGTGAATGAAAGACTGCTTGCATATTTATTCAAATTATGTCTGAATGTAGAAGTGACTCTTCCAATTCAGCGCATGACATGGCAGGATGCAATGGATTACTATGGATCTGATAAACCAGATCTTCGCTTTGACATGAAGATTCAGGATGTATCCAAACTTGTAAAAGACTGTGGATTTGGTGTGTTCTCCGGTGCGATCAAAGATGGTGGTATGGTTCGCGGACTTTGTGCAAAAGGACTTGGAGATGTTTCTAGTAAGAAGATGAAACATATCGAGAAGACAGCAAAAGACTACGGTGCAAAAGGATTAGCATATATTCAGCTCAAATCAGATGGAACAGTAAAATGCCCATTCTCTAAATTTATGTCTGAAGAAGAGCTTCAGTCACTTATTCAGGCTATGGGTGGTGAAACCGGTGATTTATTAGTATTTGCAGCAGACAAATTTAAAGTAGTATGTGATGTACTCGGTGCACTTCGTCTGAAGTTTGCAGAGGAACTGAATCTTCTTGATAAATCAGATTATCGTTTTGTGTGGATTACAGAATTCCCATTACTGGAGTGGTCAGAGGAAGAAAATCGCTATACTGCAATGCACCATCCATTCACTATGCCAATGGAAGAAGATTTAGATATGATTGACACAGAACCAGGAAAAGTACGTGCAAAAGCATATGATATTGTTTTAAATGGTACAGAAATCGGCGGCGGCAGTGTCAGAATTCATCAGAATGATATTCAGGAAAAAATGTTTGAATGTCTTGGAATTTCTAAAGAACAGGCACAGGAAAAGTTTGGATTCCTTTTAGAAGCATTTAAATATGGTGTTCCACCGCATGCAGGACTTGCATATGGTCTTGACCGCCTTGTAATGCTTATGACAAAAGAAGATAGTATCAGAGACGTTATTGCATTCCCTAAGGTGAAGGATGCTTCCTGTCTGCTTACAGATGCGCCAAATACAGTAGATGATAAGCAGTTAGAGGAACTTTGTCTCGAAATTGAGATTCCGGAAAAGGAATAA
- a CDS encoding HD-GYP domain-containing protein, whose translation MAFDYDGTHDLETSLQDSFGEAIVHGMVVSNLASFVAKEMALSEEQCHNFAVAGMLHDIGKLRLRSYVYEEKEAKLNIDELRYVRLHPSLGYAILKEHGYSEEVLSAVLYHHENADGSGYPNNLKGEEIPLGARILRVCDAFGALIANRPYRSAFDIETAISIMIEEVKNFDMRVFLTFQKVTQSENMKNMLTDLGIY comes from the coding sequence ATGGCATTTGATTATGATGGGACGCATGATCTGGAGACATCATTGCAGGATTCCTTTGGAGAAGCAATTGTTCATGGGATGGTTGTCAGTAATCTGGCATCGTTTGTGGCAAAGGAAATGGCGCTTTCAGAAGAACAGTGCCATAACTTTGCAGTGGCAGGAATGCTGCATGACATAGGAAAATTGCGTCTTCGTTCTTATGTATATGAAGAAAAAGAAGCAAAACTAAATATAGATGAACTAAGGTATGTAAGGCTGCATCCTTCTTTAGGATATGCTATATTAAAAGAACATGGATATTCGGAAGAAGTTTTGTCAGCAGTGTTATATCATCATGAGAATGCAGATGGAAGCGGTTATCCGAATAACCTAAAAGGGGAAGAGATACCGTTAGGGGCTCGTATACTTCGAGTATGTGATGCATTTGGAGCCTTGATAGCGAATCGCCCATATAGGAGCGCATTCGATATCGAAACGGCAATATCTATTATGATTGAAGAAGTGAAAAACTTTGATATGAGAGTTTTTTTAACTTTTCAAAAAGTAACCCAGTCTGAAAATATGAAAAATATGTTGACGGATCTGGGAATATATTAA
- the hemZ gene encoding coproporphyrinogen dehydrogenase HemZ gives MIYLIQNDQEYDYDVRATALAFFERTKIVEVTKEEFEKQGWEKDDLLLTLVYTKNCIRGTLENKEGKIISEEIICDYSDHKNSRNAVCRFLYRLFEKFTGRSLPWGMLTGIRPTKIIMKWMEEEKDAKKLEQRFRETYLADAQKANLCRRVAQKEKVLLESRPFEKEYSLYIGIPFCPTTCLYCSFTSFPVARFGDRMDAYLDALYKELAFVAEHHRDKKLTTIYIGGGTPTALNEKALSRLMYMIHELFPVEETEEFTVESGRPDSITREKFCILKEAGVTRISINPQTMHQETLDLIGRAHTVVQTKEAFLLARECGFDNINMDMITGLPGEDISHVRATLDEIFALRPESLTVHSLAIKRAAHLNMEMEKYQNMVKGSTNEMLRLVDEYASNMGMKAYYMYRQKNIPGNLENIGYCVSGKECLYNILIMEEKQDIISCGAGASSKYVFADNRIERTENVKNLDHYINRIDEMIDRKRKYL, from the coding sequence ATGATTTATTTAATACAAAATGATCAGGAATATGATTATGACGTGCGGGCTACGGCACTGGCCTTTTTTGAACGGACCAAAATAGTAGAAGTGACAAAAGAAGAGTTTGAAAAGCAAGGATGGGAGAAGGATGACCTTCTCCTCACGCTTGTCTATACGAAAAACTGTATTCGGGGAACACTGGAGAACAAAGAGGGTAAGATAATTTCTGAAGAAATAATCTGTGACTATAGTGATCATAAAAACAGTCGTAATGCCGTATGTCGCTTTTTGTATCGTTTGTTTGAAAAGTTTACCGGAAGAAGTCTTCCCTGGGGGATGCTTACCGGAATTCGTCCAACGAAAATTATTATGAAGTGGATGGAAGAAGAGAAAGATGCGAAGAAGCTGGAACAGCGTTTTAGAGAAACGTATCTTGCTGATGCACAAAAGGCGAATCTTTGCCGCAGAGTGGCGCAGAAAGAAAAGGTATTATTGGAATCAAGACCATTTGAAAAAGAGTATAGTCTTTACATTGGAATTCCATTTTGCCCGACAACATGCCTTTACTGTTCTTTTACCTCATTTCCGGTGGCTCGTTTTGGCGACAGGATGGATGCATATTTAGATGCATTATATAAGGAACTTGCTTTTGTGGCTGAACACCACAGGGATAAAAAACTTACGACGATTTATATTGGCGGAGGAACACCTACAGCGCTAAATGAAAAGGCATTATCAAGGCTGATGTATATGATTCATGAGCTTTTTCCAGTGGAAGAAACAGAAGAATTTACGGTAGAATCTGGGAGACCCGACAGTATTACAAGAGAAAAGTTCTGCATTTTAAAAGAAGCAGGAGTAACAAGAATTTCTATCAATCCACAGACAATGCATCAGGAAACACTTGATCTGATTGGTAGAGCACATACGGTTGTGCAGACAAAGGAAGCGTTTTTATTAGCAAGAGAGTGTGGATTTGATAATATTAATATGGATATGATCACAGGACTTCCGGGAGAGGATATTTCCCATGTTCGTGCAACCTTAGATGAAATATTTGCGCTCCGACCGGAAAGTCTTACGGTACATTCCTTGGCTATAAAGAGGGCGGCACATCTTAATATGGAGATGGAAAAGTATCAGAATATGGTTAAGGGCAGTACGAACGAGATGCTTCGACTAGTAGATGAATATGCCAGCAACATGGGGATGAAAGCGTATTATATGTACCGGCAGAAAAACATACCAGGTAATCTTGAAAATATTGGGTATTGTGTTTCAGGAAAAGAATGTTTATATAATATCTTGATTATGGAAGAAAAACAGGATATTATTTCTTGTGGAGCAGGAGCCAGCAGCAAATATGTATTTGCAGATAACAGAATAGAAAGAACAGAGAATGTTAAAAACCTGGATCATTATATTAACCGAATTGATGAGATGATTGATCGAAAGAGGAAATATCTCTAA
- a CDS encoding MBL fold metallo-hydrolase, whose translation MGQLKIVCAQLGPIDTNTYILMDDEIKEAIVIDPAGSPEEIIKFLENEGYSLDGVLLTHGHHDHIGGLEGLREHYDPWKLRVYAAKPEQEVLMVKDYNLSPMFGEGYTTHANMMINDKQIFEVTSKHKCQCLYTPGHTVGSCCYYFAEEGWLFSGDTLFAGSVGRSDFPTGDAQTLLKSLNHVVMNLPDEVIVYPGHGPSTTIGEERETNPFVER comes from the coding sequence ATGGGACAGTTAAAAATCGTTTGTGCACAGTTAGGACCAATTGATACAAACACATATATTTTAATGGATGATGAAATCAAAGAAGCGATTGTCATTGATCCGGCAGGAAGCCCGGAAGAGATAATTAAGTTTTTGGAGAATGAAGGATATTCTTTAGACGGCGTTCTTCTCACACATGGACATCATGACCATATTGGAGGATTAGAAGGTTTAAGAGAACATTATGATCCTTGGAAACTGCGTGTGTATGCTGCAAAACCGGAGCAGGAAGTTCTTATGGTTAAAGATTATAACCTAAGTCCGATGTTTGGAGAGGGATATACGACACATGCCAACATGATGATCAATGATAAACAGATTTTTGAAGTGACATCCAAACATAAATGTCAGTGTTTATATACACCGGGACATACAGTTGGAAGCTGCTGTTATTATTTTGCAGAGGAAGGATGGCTTTTCTCAGGAGATACACTTTTTGCAGGAAGTGTCGGAAGAAGTGATTTCCCTACCGGAGATGCACAGACCCTTCTTAAATCTCTGAATCATGTAGTGATGAATCTTCCGGATGAGGTTATTGTATATCCGGGACATGGTCCATCTACTACGATTGGTGAGGAAAGAGAAACAAATCCATTTGTAGAAAGATAA